One Oceanithermus desulfurans DNA segment encodes these proteins:
- a CDS encoding 23S rRNA (pseudouridine(1915)-N(3))-methyltransferase RlmH, with amino-acid sequence MRWRIVSVGKPRLEYARLGVAFYLRLLRPLAPVELRPVRAGPREAEALLKASEGWLRVVLDERGEALRSRAFADRITRWEDEGVRRVALIVGGAEGLAPEVRAAADWTWSLSPLTLQHELALLVALEQVYRAYTIKRGSAYHRE; translated from the coding sequence GTGCGTTGGCGCATCGTTAGCGTGGGCAAGCCCCGGCTGGAGTACGCCCGGCTGGGGGTGGCGTTCTACCTGCGGCTGTTGCGGCCGCTGGCGCCGGTGGAGCTCCGGCCCGTCAGGGCGGGCCCCCGCGAGGCGGAAGCGCTGCTGAAGGCGAGCGAGGGCTGGCTGCGCGTCGTCCTCGACGAACGCGGTGAGGCGCTGCGCTCGCGCGCGTTCGCGGACCGCATCACCCGCTGGGAGGACGAGGGCGTGCGCCGGGTGGCCCTGATCGTGGGCGGGGCGGAGGGGCTGGCGCCGGAGGTGCGCGCCGCGGCCGACTGGACCTGGAGCCTCTCGCCGCTCACCCTGCAGCACGAGCTGGCCCTGCTGGTTGCTCTGGAGCAGGTCTACAGGGCTTATACGATTAAGCGGGGGTCGGCGTATCACCGCGAATAA
- a CDS encoding type IV pilus modification PilV family protein: MRTRRGFSLIEVLIALVVVTVVSFAAVTTMVSSMRHNADNRVRSQAVAATEAWMDRFRSRSLPFNYFSTPRSYDYGYDYTNDSVFTASGDPNLAEIAQEWGRFKFEVKTEPFSTNPVIWRVLVTGYYKKRGGEGRVELVSLVRQ, translated from the coding sequence ATGAGAACACGCAGGGGCTTCAGCCTTATCGAGGTGCTGATCGCGCTGGTGGTGGTGACGGTGGTGAGCTTCGCGGCCGTGACCACGATGGTCTCGAGCATGCGCCACAACGCCGACAACCGCGTCCGCTCCCAGGCGGTGGCCGCGACCGAGGCCTGGATGGACCGCTTCCGCAGCCGCAGCCTGCCGTTCAACTACTTTTCGACCCCCCGCAGCTACGACTACGGCTACGACTACACCAACGACTCGGTCTTCACGGCCTCGGGCGACCCCAACCTCGCGGAGATCGCCCAGGAGTGGGGACGGTTCAAGTTCGAGGTCAAGACGGAACCCTTCTCCACCAACCCCGTCATCTGGAGGGTCCTGGTGACGGGTTACTACAAGAAGCGGGGAGGTGAGGGCCGTGTCGAGCTCGTCTCGCTCGTACGCCAGTAG
- a CDS encoding winged helix-turn-helix transcriptional regulator: MNVSTSEPIEAALALLGRQGTYRVLRALLGGPMRFGELQSVTRLLPRTLSLRLKEMDAMGWVIREQFAEVPPRVEYRLTPAAEALEPLLQAVETWAKDHA, encoded by the coding sequence GTGAACGTCTCGACGAGCGAACCCATCGAAGCGGCGCTGGCTTTGCTGGGCCGGCAGGGCACGTACCGGGTGTTGCGCGCGCTGCTCGGCGGCCCCATGCGCTTCGGCGAGCTGCAAAGCGTCACGCGGCTGCTGCCCCGCACCCTGTCGCTGCGACTAAAGGAAATGGATGCCATGGGTTGGGTCATCCGCGAGCAGTTCGCCGAGGTCCCGCCGCGGGTGGAGTACCGCCTCACCCCGGCGGCCGAAGCCCTGGAGCCGCTGCTGCAGGCGGTCGAAACCTGGGCCAAAGACCACGCCTGA
- a CDS encoding dihydrolipoamide acetyltransferase family protein: MPKEVLLPELAESVVEGEILKWLVNEGDVVAKDQPLVEVMTDKVTVELPSPFAGVLVKKLVNEGDVVPVETPIALIDESAGAAAAPEAAAAAAQSAPPEEAEDRGERLSLFKPDKTEAEVKNPFAGGAKKPAGPAVAERPRAGTNKYGRVLAVPAARQLARELGVDIAQVPGSGPNGRVRVEDVRAYAEQAPAAAATAAPAGFPPPVAYRTPAGYEELEERVPLRGMRRIIAQQMMASHLYTVRTLVVDEADVTELVALRRRLKERAEEAGVKLSYVPFIFKAAVEALKKFPVVNSSLDDARGEVVLKKYYHLGLSVATDAGLVVPVIRDVDRKTILELAAEIGDKVARARAGKLTPDEVTGSSFSVTSVGNLGGLFSFPIINVPDAAILGVHTIQKRPVVKDDAIVAREMLYLSLSFDHRLVDGAEATLFLREVVARLEDPYWLLLHAV; this comes from the coding sequence ATGCCCAAGGAAGTGCTCTTGCCCGAACTCGCCGAATCCGTGGTCGAAGGCGAGATCCTCAAGTGGCTGGTCAACGAAGGCGACGTCGTCGCCAAGGACCAGCCGCTGGTGGAGGTGATGACCGACAAGGTCACCGTCGAACTGCCCAGCCCCTTCGCGGGCGTGCTCGTGAAGAAGCTGGTGAACGAGGGGGACGTGGTCCCCGTCGAAACGCCGATCGCCCTGATCGACGAGAGCGCCGGGGCCGCGGCCGCCCCCGAGGCCGCCGCGGCGGCCGCTCAGTCCGCACCGCCGGAGGAGGCGGAGGACCGCGGCGAGCGGCTTTCTTTGTTCAAGCCCGACAAGACCGAGGCCGAGGTCAAGAACCCCTTCGCCGGCGGCGCCAAGAAGCCCGCCGGCCCGGCGGTGGCCGAGCGGCCCCGGGCGGGGACCAACAAGTACGGCCGGGTGCTGGCCGTGCCCGCCGCACGCCAGCTGGCCCGCGAGCTGGGCGTCGACATCGCCCAGGTGCCGGGGTCGGGTCCGAACGGCCGGGTGCGCGTCGAGGACGTGCGCGCCTACGCCGAGCAGGCCCCGGCGGCCGCGGCCACCGCGGCACCCGCCGGCTTCCCGCCGCCCGTGGCCTACCGCACCCCCGCGGGCTACGAAGAGCTGGAGGAACGCGTGCCGCTGCGGGGCATGCGGCGCATCATCGCCCAGCAGATGATGGCCAGCCACCTCTACACGGTGCGCACCCTCGTCGTCGACGAGGCCGACGTCACCGAGCTGGTCGCGCTGCGACGCCGGCTCAAGGAGCGCGCCGAGGAGGCGGGGGTGAAGCTCAGCTACGTGCCCTTCATCTTCAAGGCCGCGGTGGAGGCGCTGAAGAAGTTCCCCGTGGTCAACAGCAGCCTCGACGACGCCCGCGGCGAGGTGGTGCTCAAGAAGTACTACCACCTCGGCCTCTCGGTGGCCACCGACGCGGGGCTGGTGGTGCCGGTGATCCGCGACGTGGACCGGAAGACGATCCTCGAGCTGGCCGCCGAGATCGGCGACAAGGTGGCGCGCGCCCGCGCGGGCAAGCTGACCCCCGACGAGGTCACGGGCTCCAGCTTCTCGGTGACCAGCGTGGGCAACCTGGGCGGGCTCTTCTCCTTCCCTATCATCAACGTGCCCGACGCCGCCATCCTGGGCGTGCACACCATCCAGAAGCGCCCGGTGGTCAAAGACGACGCGATCGTCGCCCGCGAGATGCTCTACCTCTCGCTCAGCTTCGACCACCGCCTGGTCGACGGCGCCGAGGCCACCCTCTTCCTGCGCGAGGTCGTCGCGCGCCTCGAAGACCCCTACTGGCTGCTGCTCCACGCCGTCTAA
- a CDS encoding thiamine pyrophosphate-dependent dehydrogenase E1 component subunit alpha: MIKDTQRFEPFTRDPIALVNEHGEWVGPFDLDLDEEQLRALYRDMVAARLLDERLLLLQRSGKTSFAMEAAGHEGIQIAIAHTVKRGFDWLFPYYRDHGMLLALGVPAVEIFGETLATRADPAKGRQMPNHPGSKPLNAFTVASPIASHIPPATGAAISAKIQNTGQVVVTTFGDGATSEGDWHAGVNFASAQGAPVVFVVENNRYAISVDLQKQTGSENLAVKAKAYGMPGYYLDGMDVLASYYVMQEVIERTRAGAGPALVEAVVYRYGPHSSADDDRLYRPKEEVEHWKQRDPLERFRRFLERQELWTPEWEAELREAAEAELARALEEAEAAGPVPEAWMFDDVYAEPLWPQIEQRRLLEEELGA; encoded by the coding sequence ATGATCAAGGACACCCAACGTTTCGAGCCGTTCACCCGCGACCCGATCGCGTTGGTGAACGAACACGGTGAGTGGGTGGGGCCGTTCGACCTCGACCTCGACGAGGAGCAGCTGCGCGCCCTCTACCGCGACATGGTCGCCGCCCGCCTGCTCGACGAGCGACTACTCCTGCTGCAGCGCTCGGGCAAGACCAGCTTCGCCATGGAGGCCGCGGGCCACGAGGGCATCCAGATCGCCATCGCCCACACGGTGAAGCGAGGCTTCGACTGGCTCTTCCCCTACTACCGCGACCACGGGATGCTGCTGGCGCTGGGGGTGCCCGCGGTGGAGATCTTCGGCGAGACCCTGGCCACCCGCGCCGACCCCGCCAAGGGGCGGCAGATGCCCAACCACCCGGGTTCCAAGCCGCTCAACGCCTTTACCGTCGCCTCGCCCATCGCCTCGCACATCCCACCGGCCACCGGCGCGGCCATCAGCGCCAAGATCCAAAACACCGGCCAGGTCGTCGTCACCACCTTCGGCGACGGCGCCACCAGCGAGGGCGACTGGCACGCCGGCGTGAACTTCGCCTCGGCCCAGGGCGCGCCCGTCGTCTTCGTCGTCGAGAACAACCGCTACGCCATCAGCGTCGACCTGCAGAAGCAGACGGGTTCGGAGAACCTGGCCGTCAAGGCCAAGGCCTACGGCATGCCCGGCTACTACCTCGACGGCATGGACGTGCTGGCCAGCTACTATGTGATGCAGGAGGTCATCGAGCGTACCCGCGCGGGCGCGGGGCCAGCGCTCGTCGAGGCCGTGGTCTACCGCTACGGCCCCCACTCCTCGGCCGACGACGACCGCCTCTACCGCCCCAAAGAAGAGGTGGAGCACTGGAAGCAGCGCGACCCGCTCGAGCGCTTCCGCCGTTTCCTGGAACGCCAGGAGCTGTGGACCCCCGAGTGGGAGGCCGAGCTGCGCGAGGCCGCCGAGGCCGAGCTGGCGCGCGCGCTCGAAGAAGCCGAGGCCGCGGGCCCGGTGCCCGAGGCCTGGATGTTCGACGACGTCTACGCCGAGCCCCTCTGGCCCCAGATCGAACAGCGCCGGCTCCTCGAAGAAGAGCTGGGCGCCTGA
- a CDS encoding PilW family protein, whose amino-acid sequence MRRGFTLIEALLAIGILIVLIGIVAVALTRGLQTKHSQSVYVELQQNLRTAMQQITQDLRSASRLGLWNDPASGCSAAGDPCSSRDRLAILVSKGYYTAVAEPPGSSYNNSVETGVCDASGFDDGDLVLISDGTNSDLVEITQRQLLRDPTQPCSSPTTASGGTPPNRDLIQHNNDRISGTWQPNTYAFKVQLVTYELRPDPEDAARTVLYRRTGLGATAGNYSGIVAFDVDTLRLSYGIPLDPSAASSSIQQLRFYDSLSAAASALGTAYTDDPRGSGIFVGSLVRAVRVYLAGTTPAPLTAGGGPGRYEITETVDLRLN is encoded by the coding sequence ATGCGGCGGGGTTTCACCCTGATCGAGGCGCTGCTGGCCATCGGAATCCTGATCGTGCTGATCGGCATCGTGGCCGTCGCCCTGACCCGCGGCCTGCAGACGAAGCACAGCCAGAGCGTCTACGTGGAGCTGCAGCAGAACCTGCGCACCGCCATGCAGCAGATCACCCAGGACCTGCGCTCGGCTTCGCGGCTGGGGCTGTGGAACGACCCCGCCTCGGGGTGCAGCGCCGCGGGCGACCCCTGCTCGTCGCGCGACCGCCTGGCCATCCTGGTTTCCAAGGGGTACTACACCGCCGTGGCCGAACCTCCGGGGAGCAGCTACAACAACTCGGTGGAGACCGGCGTATGCGACGCCTCCGGCTTCGACGACGGCGACCTGGTGCTGATCTCCGACGGCACCAACAGCGACCTGGTAGAGATCACGCAGCGACAGCTGCTCAGGGATCCCACCCAACCTTGCAGCTCGCCCACCACCGCCTCGGGGGGCACGCCGCCCAACCGCGACCTGATCCAGCACAACAACGACCGCATCAGCGGGACCTGGCAGCCGAACACCTACGCCTTCAAGGTGCAGCTCGTCACCTACGAGCTGCGGCCGGACCCCGAGGACGCCGCGCGGACGGTGCTCTACCGCCGGACCGGTCTGGGGGCCACCGCCGGCAACTACAGCGGCATCGTCGCCTTCGACGTCGACACGCTGCGCCTCAGCTACGGCATCCCCCTCGACCCCAGCGCCGCCAGCTCCTCCATCCAGCAGCTGCGCTTCTACGACTCCCTGAGCGCCGCGGCCAGCGCTCTGGGCACGGCCTATACGGACGACCCCAGGGGCAGCGGCATCTTCGTCGGCAGCCTGGTTCGCGCCGTGCGGGTCTACCTGGCGGGCACCACGCCCGCGCCGCTCACCGCCGGCGGCGGCCCCGGACGCTACGAGATCACCGAAACCGTGGACTTGCGGTTGAACTAG
- a CDS encoding alpha-ketoacid dehydrogenase subunit beta: protein MATMTLVQAIARTLDEEMARDDAVVVLGEDVGKRGGVFLATEGLQQKYGPDRVIDTPLSEAAIIGAAVGMAAHGLRPVAEIQFADYVFPGFDQLVSQAAKLRYRSGAQFTAPMVVRMPSGGGVKGGHHHSQSPEAHFVHTAGLKVVAVSTPYDARGLLKTAIRDDDPVVFLEPKRLYRAVKEEVPDEDYTIPLGEAVTRRQGGDLTIVYYGPVAPEVLQASDELEKVGVHPEVLDLRSLMPWDKEAVLEAVSKTGRVMIVSDAPRHASFASEVAATIAEEVLDQLEAPPARVTGFDTPYPYAQDKLYMPTVTRILNTAKKLLDY, encoded by the coding sequence ATGGCCACGATGACCCTCGTGCAGGCGATTGCACGCACGCTCGACGAAGAAATGGCCCGCGACGACGCGGTGGTGGTGCTGGGTGAGGACGTCGGCAAGCGCGGCGGCGTCTTCCTGGCCACCGAAGGCCTGCAGCAGAAGTACGGCCCCGACCGGGTGATCGACACCCCGCTCTCGGAGGCGGCGATCATCGGCGCGGCTGTGGGCATGGCCGCCCACGGGCTGCGTCCGGTGGCCGAGATCCAGTTCGCCGACTACGTCTTCCCCGGCTTCGACCAGCTCGTCAGCCAGGCGGCGAAGCTGCGCTACCGCTCGGGCGCGCAGTTCACCGCCCCCATGGTGGTGCGCATGCCCTCGGGCGGCGGCGTCAAGGGCGGCCACCACCACTCCCAGAGCCCCGAGGCCCACTTCGTGCACACCGCCGGCCTCAAGGTGGTGGCCGTCAGCACCCCCTACGACGCCAGGGGGCTGCTCAAGACCGCGATCCGCGACGACGACCCGGTCGTCTTCCTCGAGCCCAAGCGGCTCTACCGCGCGGTCAAGGAAGAGGTCCCCGACGAGGACTACACCATCCCCTTGGGCGAGGCCGTCACCCGCCGCCAGGGCGGCGACCTCACGATCGTCTACTACGGCCCCGTGGCCCCCGAGGTGCTGCAGGCCTCAGACGAGCTGGAAAAGGTGGGCGTCCACCCCGAGGTCCTCGACCTGCGCAGCCTGATGCCCTGGGACAAGGAGGCGGTGCTCGAGGCGGTGAGCAAGACCGGCCGCGTCATGATCGTCTCCGACGCCCCCCGCCACGCCAGCTTCGCCAGCGAGGTCGCGGCCACGATCGCCGAGGAGGTGCTCGACCAGCTCGAGGCCCCGCCGGCGCGCGTCACCGGCTTCGACACCCCATACCCCTACGCCCAGGACAAGCTCTACATGCCCACGGTGACGCGGATCCTCAACACCGCCAAGAAGCTGCTCGACTACTAG
- a CDS encoding GspH/FimT family pseudopilin, whose protein sequence is MSKKTAFTPNGFTLIELLIVLAVLATLMSIVAVSFGSARQRLDLEGVAHRVAQDLQSCRTLAVSKSGFCRLSFNSRGYDLEFSADGTNWATRRSYTVPARVTPGWSAGEAIVFDSRGFGSFPASPDPYRITLSNGSSQVDVVPSMTGAARVVKR, encoded by the coding sequence TTGTCAAAGAAAACTGCATTTACTCCAAACGGCTTCACACTTATTGAACTGTTGATCGTACTCGCCGTGCTGGCTACCCTCATGAGCATCGTGGCCGTCTCGTTCGGCAGCGCGCGGCAGCGGCTCGACCTGGAGGGGGTCGCGCACCGCGTCGCCCAGGACCTGCAGTCGTGCCGTACGCTGGCGGTCTCCAAGAGCGGCTTCTGCCGGCTCAGCTTCAACAGCCGCGGCTACGACCTCGAATTCTCCGCGGACGGTACGAACTGGGCCACCCGCCGCAGCTACACCGTGCCCGCGCGGGTGACCCCGGGTTGGTCGGCGGGCGAGGCGATCGTCTTCGACTCCCGGGGCTTCGGCAGCTTCCCGGCCAGCCCCGATCCCTACCGGATTACGCTTTCCAACGGAAGCAGCCAGGTGGACGTCGTGCCCTCGATGACGGGGGCGGCACGGGTGGTGAAGCGATGA
- the lpdA gene encoding dihydrolipoyl dehydrogenase gives MYDLIVIGTGPGGYHAAIRAAQLGLKVAAVEAGAVGGVCLNVGCIPTKALLHAAETLEHAAKAAEFGLVFAEPERDLAKMGKWRDKIVKKLTGGVASLLKGNGVELVKGFAKFTGPRELEVDGKKLEARKVIVATGSKPARLAGFEPDGERVLTSTEMLRVENGVPPRLLVIGGGVIGLEFASIYARLGAQVTVVEYTDQILPGSDPELVKLLARSLKKQGIAVRTATKAVGYEETKNGLRVTVEPVTGGKPETLDADKILLAVGRVPVTEGLNLEAAGVRTDERGFVPTNEHMETNVPGAYAIGDVARPPMLAHKAMKEGLVAAEHAAGRAAAFDQQIPSVVYTQPEFASVGMTEAEAEKRGLKVRVGRFPFSASGRALTLQQTEGVIKVLADAENDLLLGVHILGPGASDLIAEATLALEMAATAGDLALTVHPHPTLAENLMEAAENLHGRAIHILNR, from the coding sequence ATGTACGACCTGATCGTCATCGGCACCGGACCCGGCGGCTACCACGCCGCGATCCGCGCCGCCCAGCTCGGCCTCAAGGTGGCCGCGGTCGAGGCGGGCGCGGTGGGCGGCGTCTGCCTGAACGTCGGCTGCATTCCCACCAAGGCGCTGCTGCACGCCGCCGAGACCCTGGAACACGCCGCGAAGGCGGCCGAGTTCGGGCTGGTCTTCGCCGAGCCCGAGCGCGACCTGGCCAAGATGGGTAAGTGGCGCGACAAGATCGTTAAGAAGCTTACCGGCGGCGTGGCCAGCCTGCTGAAGGGCAACGGGGTGGAGCTCGTCAAGGGGTTCGCGAAGTTCACCGGCCCCCGCGAGCTGGAGGTGGACGGGAAGAAGCTCGAGGCGCGGAAGGTCATCGTCGCCACCGGCTCCAAGCCGGCGCGGCTGGCGGGCTTCGAGCCCGACGGTGAACGCGTGCTCACCTCCACCGAGATGCTGCGCGTCGAAAACGGGGTGCCCCCGCGCCTGCTCGTCATCGGCGGCGGGGTGATCGGGCTCGAGTTCGCCTCGATCTACGCCCGCCTGGGCGCGCAGGTGACCGTCGTCGAGTACACCGACCAGATCCTCCCCGGCAGCGACCCCGAACTCGTCAAGCTGCTGGCGCGCAGCCTCAAGAAGCAGGGCATCGCCGTCAGGACGGCCACAAAGGCCGTGGGCTACGAGGAAACCAAGAACGGGCTGCGGGTCACCGTCGAACCCGTCACGGGCGGAAAACCGGAGACGCTGGACGCCGACAAGATCCTGCTGGCCGTCGGCCGGGTGCCGGTCACCGAAGGCCTGAACCTGGAAGCCGCGGGCGTGCGCACCGACGAGCGCGGCTTCGTTCCCACCAACGAACACATGGAGACGAACGTACCCGGCGCCTACGCCATCGGCGATGTCGCCCGTCCGCCGATGCTGGCCCACAAGGCCATGAAGGAAGGCCTCGTCGCCGCCGAGCACGCCGCCGGCCGCGCCGCGGCCTTCGATCAGCAGATCCCCAGCGTTGTCTACACCCAGCCGGAGTTCGCCAGCGTCGGCATGACCGAGGCCGAGGCCGAAAAGCGCGGCCTCAAGGTGCGGGTGGGGCGCTTCCCCTTCTCGGCGTCGGGCCGCGCCCTCACGCTGCAGCAGACCGAAGGGGTCATCAAAGTGCTCGCCGACGCCGAAAACGACCTGCTGCTGGGCGTGCACATCCTGGGTCCGGGCGCTTCCGACCTGATCGCCGAGGCCACCCTGGCACTGGAGATGGCGGCAACGGCCGGCGACCTGGCGCTGACCGTGCACCCGCACCCCACGCTGGCCGAGAACCTGATGGAGGCCGCCGAGAACCTGCACGGCCGGGCCATCCACATCCTCAATCGCTGA
- a CDS encoding DUF4900 domain-containing protein yields the protein MRKKQGIALVTALVLMMVLVAVIAILSVDTLSEIRQNKNNLVNSRARNVAEAGATYAGYVLDTQLFSELKPIIDSYATSFVVGGNDPTTDYVIPQDAWDSVALQIKDALNANFSALPSSQLAGVGDASLSYDIRNFRIASMPTAGGGGQFQTYTAEYRVVATGTSGNNQRRIQEEGFLTIKVGRASLSQWLFLVEDAGGDRGFFPTGSVFDGPVHANSNWGFWGTPVFKGRITASDGGAWFWDIFNSCHDGLGVKEFLNAGSRPPCTEPVFEKGYDWNAPRVELPTNALSQERAALGLDPTEDNNGDGVPDPITNADRCAVLGISPCAGSNPIPDGVYLINDGSRVTGGIYIQGDVDELYIAAGGDGTQTYRITQAGRTWTIVVDYNTDTTQVTDPLGNVTNLLGVPNGPAPLGTGGPTGQIYVNGNVDALRAPSRTGPVPTDSPDHPPPATIPPALSLETQLNVTAVGGIGLFTDLVYECDPTQMTNSSYLATHPRCASASGPLRTVLGVFSETDDITIRVGAVDDIYLWGSYLSAATGKGLAVENYNTRGPQGKMRLFGGLIQWEDQLRGVIGSGGSVASGYLETFEYDRRFENSRLTPPNFPTTRVFQLADVGVTRLTYKEY from the coding sequence ATGAGGAAGAAACAAGGCATCGCCCTCGTCACCGCACTGGTCCTGATGATGGTGCTCGTCGCCGTGATCGCGATCCTGTCGGTAGACACGCTGAGCGAGATCCGCCAGAACAAGAACAACCTGGTCAACAGCCGCGCCCGCAACGTCGCCGAAGCCGGCGCCACCTACGCCGGGTACGTGCTGGACACGCAGCTCTTCTCGGAGCTCAAGCCCATCATCGACAGCTACGCGACCAGCTTCGTCGTCGGCGGCAACGACCCCACCACCGACTACGTGATCCCCCAGGACGCCTGGGACTCGGTGGCCCTGCAGATCAAGGACGCGCTCAACGCCAACTTCAGCGCGCTGCCGTCCAGCCAGCTGGCCGGCGTGGGCGACGCGAGCCTTAGCTACGACATCCGCAACTTCCGTATCGCCTCGATGCCGACGGCCGGCGGCGGCGGCCAGTTCCAGACCTACACCGCGGAGTACCGGGTGGTCGCGACCGGCACCTCGGGCAACAACCAACGGCGCATTCAGGAGGAGGGCTTCCTGACGATCAAGGTCGGCCGGGCGAGCCTCTCCCAGTGGCTCTTCCTGGTGGAGGACGCGGGCGGCGACCGCGGCTTCTTCCCCACCGGCTCGGTCTTCGACGGTCCGGTGCACGCGAACAGCAACTGGGGCTTCTGGGGCACGCCGGTCTTCAAGGGCCGCATCACCGCCTCCGACGGCGGCGCCTGGTTCTGGGACATCTTCAACAGCTGCCACGACGGCCTGGGCGTCAAGGAGTTCCTCAACGCGGGATCGCGGCCGCCCTGCACCGAGCCCGTCTTCGAAAAGGGCTACGACTGGAACGCGCCGCGGGTGGAACTGCCCACGAACGCACTCTCGCAGGAGCGCGCCGCGCTAGGCCTCGACCCCACCGAAGACAACAACGGCGACGGCGTCCCCGACCCGATCACCAACGCCGACCGCTGCGCCGTCCTGGGCATCAGCCCCTGCGCCGGCTCGAACCCCATCCCCGACGGCGTCTACCTGATCAACGACGGCAGCCGGGTCACCGGCGGGATCTACATCCAGGGCGACGTGGACGAGCTGTACATCGCCGCGGGCGGGGACGGCACGCAAACCTACCGCATCACCCAGGCCGGGCGCACCTGGACGATCGTCGTGGACTACAACACCGACACCACCCAGGTCACCGACCCCCTGGGCAACGTCACCAACCTCCTGGGCGTGCCCAACGGTCCCGCGCCGCTGGGGACCGGAGGCCCCACGGGGCAGATCTACGTCAACGGCAACGTCGACGCCCTGCGCGCCCCCAGCCGCACCGGCCCCGTGCCCACGGACTCGCCCGACCACCCCCCGCCGGCCACGATTCCGCCTGCGCTCTCGCTGGAGACCCAGCTCAACGTCACCGCCGTGGGAGGCATCGGCCTCTTCACCGACCTGGTCTACGAGTGCGACCCCACCCAGATGACCAACAGCAGCTACCTCGCCACCCACCCCCGCTGCGCCTCGGCCAGCGGACCGCTGCGGACGGTGCTGGGGGTCTTCTCGGAGACCGACGACATCACCATCCGGGTCGGGGCGGTGGACGACATCTACCTCTGGGGCTCCTACCTGTCGGCCGCCACCGGCAAGGGGCTGGCGGTCGAGAACTACAACACCCGCGGCCCCCAGGGCAAGATGCGCCTCTTCGGCGGCCTGATTCAGTGGGAGGACCAGCTGCGCGGCGTCATCGGCTCCGGCGGCAGCGTGGCCAGCGGCTACCTGGAAACCTTCGAGTACGACCGCCGCTTCGAGAACAGCCGGCTGACCCCGCCCAACTTCCCCACCACACGGGTCTTCCAGCTGGCCGACGTCGGGGTGACCCGGCTGACCTACAAGGAATACTGA